DNA from Aggregatimonas sangjinii:
TGATATCAATGTCGTCTTTGGATAGGTTGTTCTTTTTTATGGTGCCCGTTTCGTAAAAGGGTAAATCTAAGAAATGAACGTTACTATCCGCTAGACCTAGATAACGGGTAGCGGCATAGGATTCCCCGCGACGTATATGCCCTTTGAGCCTTCGTACCTCCGGCGAATCGAAACTACTTTCTTTTCGCGCTACTATGGAATCGATAATGGACTGCGCTTCCTTTGAAGGGGAAATTCTCTTGGCAATTTCGGCATATTTGGTCGCGTCAGCATCTGAAACTGCAATATTTCCGGAAGTCTGGTAAGCGACATGTACCTCATGGCCTTGTTCGATCAACCGATCAAAAGTGCCGCCCATTGAAATGACGTCGTCATCCGGGTGCGGACTGAAGATAATAACTCTCTTTTTAGCGGGTTCCGCTCTTTCCGGTCGATTGGTGTCATCGGCGTTCGGTTTTCCTCCCGGCCAACCGGTGATGGTGTGTTGAAGGCGATTGAACATTTTGATGTTCAGGTCGTAGGAATCGTGAATCATCAACAAATCGGCCATACCATTGTCGTTGTAATCCTTATCGGTTAAACTCAGAATGGTCTTGCCCGTTTTTGTGCATAGCCAAACGATGGCCTTGGCCGTTAGTTCTTCCGTCCATTCACAGGGGCCTACCAACCAAGGTGTCTTGTTTCTGGTCAATTCGCTACCCGCACCCGTGTCCAAGACAAACGTACAGTTCTTATGGTTTTGGAGGTATGTCGCCGGAACATGTGAGGATATCTCTCCTTCGACTGTTTTTTTAATGATATCCGCCTTGTTTTGTCCCCAACCGAGTAGTACAATTCGCTTTGCGCTTCTGACCGTCGCGATACCCATGGTTATGGCTTTTCTGGGAACATTGTCGATGCCGAGAAAAGCAGGCGCCGCATCTACTCTGGTAATATGGTCCAAAGTGATAACGCGGGTTCCGGAATTATAATGGGAGCCTGGTTCGTTAAAGCCAATATGCCCCGTTCGTCCGATTCCCAGAAGTTGGAAATCCAGCCCTCCGTGATCTTTGATTTTTCGCTCATAGGACAAACAGTATTCCACCACAGTAGTACTTGGGGTCTTTCCATCGGGAATATGTATATTTTCTGGATGGATGTTTACATGATTGAACAAATGCTCGTGCATAAAATAATGGTAGCTCTGGGTGTTTTCCTTGTCCATCGGCAAGTATTCATCCAGATTGAAGGTAACGACATTCTCGAAGCTAAGTCCTTCTTCCTGGTGCATACGAACCAGTTCTTCGTACACGCGAATAGGCGAGGAACCCGTTGCCAAGCCCAGAACACACCTTTTGTTCGACAGCTGTTTTCTTTTGATGAGGTTGGCCATCTCTTGGGCTACTTCAATAGAGGCATCGTTTGAATTTTCGAATATAACGTTATGGATTTTTTCAAAACGGGTTTCTTCAAATTGCCCTACAGGCTTGTAACGGATATCGGTTTTTACACGTGCTGCCATTGTGGTCATATGAGTATGTGGTTTTTATGGATTTGAAATCGGTTTCAAATACGGCAAATGTATGCATAAAATTAATAAAATGCCGTTTTTTTCGATTTAATATGCTGTTTTTTGCATTTTTAAAAATTATAAGTTTTAAAAACGGTAAAAAACAGCATTTCGATTTATTCCCTATATTTGTGCTTTTCAAAAGGTAATTTATGCTAAAGGAAGAGCGGCAACAGACCATATTGAGCGAAGTAGAATTGCACAACCGCATTCTATTGACCGATATTGCGGAGACGCTGGATGTTTCTGTCGATACCATTCGGAGAG
Protein-coding regions in this window:
- the nagB gene encoding glucosamine-6-phosphate deaminase — its product is MTTMAARVKTDIRYKPVGQFEETRFEKIHNVIFENSNDASIEVAQEMANLIKRKQLSNKRCVLGLATGSSPIRVYEELVRMHQEEGLSFENVVTFNLDEYLPMDKENTQSYHYFMHEHLFNHVNIHPENIHIPDGKTPSTTVVEYCLSYERKIKDHGGLDFQLLGIGRTGHIGFNEPGSHYNSGTRVITLDHITRVDAAPAFLGIDNVPRKAITMGIATVRSAKRIVLLGWGQNKADIIKKTVEGEISSHVPATYLQNHKNCTFVLDTGAGSELTRNKTPWLVGPCEWTEELTAKAIVWLCTKTGKTILSLTDKDYNDNGMADLLMIHDSYDLNIKMFNRLQHTITGWPGGKPNADDTNRPERAEPAKKRVIIFSPHPDDDVISMGGTFDRLIEQGHEVHVAYQTSGNIAVSDADATKYAEIAKRISPSKEAQSIIDSIVARKESSFDSPEVRRLKGHIRRGESYAATRYLGLADSNVHFLDLPFYETGTIKKNNLSKDDIDIMVNIIQDIKPHQIFAAGDLADPHGTHRICLDAVFEAMKKLKLEPFTKDCWLWLYRGAWHEWDINEIEMAVPMSPGQVLRKRHAIFAHQSQKDGVMFQGDDTREFWMRAEERNRNTAKRYNDLGLSDYAAMEAFVRHKFD